The following proteins are co-located in the Phycisphaerae bacterium genome:
- a CDS encoding alpha/beta hydrolase, with amino-acid sequence MKKVLLIIVVISALFSSYCDAKNVIVSSSDGQLISYNVFGKGDVTLVFVHGWGGDSRYWRYQIPYFYKKYRIVLIDLAGHGNSEQNRKVYTPEAFGRDVKAVVEDVNAKKVILIGHSFAGEIAAEAAVLMPNRVIGIIGADSIQNVEDTMPKEQFKQMLDGFHKDFKGEVKNFVGQMLGNLKPELKRWIIDDISCEPPYVAISAFKEYVEKFENKGMANLFKRVKVPVRCVNADLWPTNPQANRKYMSSFDVTIIKGCGHFIMLERPKEFNKKLNDTIKEIIKINKEKH; translated from the coding sequence ATGAAAAAAGTATTATTAATTATTGTCGTTATAAGTGCATTATTCTCATCTTATTGCGATGCGAAAAATGTTATAGTATCATCTTCTGATGGGCAGTTGATTAGCTATAACGTATTCGGCAAAGGTGATGTTACGCTCGTATTCGTTCACGGCTGGGGCGGCGACAGCAGGTATTGGCGATATCAGATTCCGTATTTCTACAAAAAATACAGAATTGTTTTAATCGATTTAGCGGGGCACGGAAATTCAGAACAGAACCGGAAAGTATATACGCCCGAAGCGTTCGGCCGGGATGTGAAAGCCGTTGTCGAAGATGTCAATGCCAAAAAAGTTATACTAATCGGTCATTCATTCGCAGGCGAGATTGCCGCAGAAGCCGCGGTTTTAATGCCGAATCGCGTGATAGGTATTATCGGAGCCGATTCGATACAAAATGTTGAAGACACTATGCCCAAAGAGCAATTTAAACAAATGCTCGATGGATTTCACAAAGATTTTAAAGGCGAAGTTAAAAATTTTGTCGGGCAAATGCTCGGAAATTTGAAACCTGAATTAAAAAGATGGATTATCGATGATATTTCCTGCGAGCCTCCTTATGTGGCTATAAGTGCATTTAAGGAATATGTTGAAAAATTTGAAAATAAAGGAATGGCGAATCTTTTTAAGAGAGTTAAAGTGCCTGTGCGATGCGTTAATGCCGACCTTTGGCCGACAAATCCACAGGCTAACCGAAAGTATATGTCTTCTTTCGATGTGACGATAATAAAGGGCTGCGGCCATTTTATTATGCTCGAAAGGCCGAAAGAATTTAATAAAAAACTTAACGACACTATTAAAGAGATAATAAAAATAAATAAAGAAAAACATTAA
- a CDS encoding flavodoxin family protein has product MSKKILILNGSPKKDGNTAVLVDWFSGAVRSKGADVEIIRTAFLKYKTLGCISCRACQKSDKYECAVNDEAKPVLAKMADVDVIVFATPLYFFGASAQIKLIFDRMFSLYKWDNDAGTMKTPLKGKTPVVLASAFEDIGLDALEKPFALTAEYTGMKFESVLVENAGVSGEIAKKRPDAKEKIEKLAVKIC; this is encoded by the coding sequence ATGTCTAAAAAAATCCTGATACTTAATGGAAGCCCTAAAAAGGATGGAAATACCGCCGTGCTGGTAGATTGGTTCAGCGGGGCCGTCCGTTCGAAAGGCGCCGATGTTGAAATTATCCGTACGGCATTTCTTAAATATAAAACACTGGGTTGTATATCCTGCCGGGCTTGTCAGAAAAGCGATAAATACGAATGTGCCGTTAATGATGAAGCGAAACCTGTTTTAGCCAAAATGGCGGATGTCGATGTGATTGTTTTTGCGACGCCGTTATATTTTTTCGGCGCAAGTGCACAGATAAAACTTATTTTCGACAGGATGTTCTCGCTTTATAAATGGGACAACGATGCCGGTACGATGAAAACCCCGTTGAAAGGAAAAACTCCTGTTGTTCTGGCAAGTGCGTTTGAGGATATCGGTCTTGATGCACTTGAAAAGCCTTTTGCGCTTACCGCTGAATATACCGGAATGAAATTCGAATCAGTTCTTGTTGAAAACGCAGGCGTTTCAGGCGAGATTGCAAAAAAAAGACCTGACGCCAAAGAAAAAATAGAAAAATTGGCTGTGAAAATTTGTTAA